The uncultured Hyphomonas sp. genome includes a region encoding these proteins:
- a CDS encoding MFS transporter, translating to MGQGEGVSTKQVPWTTKLVYGVGTVAFGIKDNGFNALLMIYYNQVVGLPAAWVGMAIMLAMVADAVLDPVIGQWSDTLRSKWGRRHPFMYASVLPVGIFYFLLWLPPAGASDTALFVYLLLVASATRIMIGVYEIPSTALLAEFTQDYDERTELVSFRFFFGVVGGILMSVFVFAVIFSDVPTDPGGLLDASGYARYAWIAAPLMATAIFISSIGTHRRIAGLVLPPPPPRQSLWKTIGDMAETLFHRVNAPILIGSIFGSMAGGLNAALLIYMQTYFWQLSSDQIAILTSSGLLGVVLAFVIVLPLSKWFGKKWTTLALYSLMLVAIVMPIGLRLVGLFPPNGHPALLGLLFAFFAVVSMSVVAAAILTVSMVADVTEQILLSTGRQSEGLIFSATSFVNKTVSGMGILFSGLVLTLVGFPQEAKPGLVDMVTVDHLAIVFAVATLGFTSIALICMSFYPVSRESHLNTVAALAQKQASGSNEREGAV from the coding sequence ATGGGGCAGGGAGAAGGTGTCAGCACGAAACAGGTCCCGTGGACCACGAAACTGGTCTACGGGGTCGGAACCGTCGCGTTCGGAATCAAGGACAACGGCTTCAACGCCCTGCTGATGATTTACTACAACCAGGTCGTGGGCTTGCCCGCGGCCTGGGTTGGCATGGCGATCATGCTGGCCATGGTCGCCGACGCGGTGCTCGATCCGGTCATCGGGCAATGGTCTGACACGCTGCGCAGCAAATGGGGGCGCCGCCACCCATTCATGTATGCGTCGGTGCTTCCCGTCGGGATTTTCTACTTCCTGCTCTGGCTGCCGCCAGCGGGGGCATCGGACACGGCCTTGTTCGTCTACCTTCTCCTGGTGGCGAGTGCGACGCGGATCATGATCGGGGTCTATGAAATTCCGTCTACGGCCCTGTTGGCGGAATTCACGCAGGACTATGACGAGCGCACGGAGCTTGTCTCCTTCCGCTTCTTCTTCGGCGTGGTCGGCGGCATCCTGATGAGCGTCTTCGTATTCGCCGTCATTTTTTCCGACGTGCCGACAGACCCCGGCGGCCTGCTCGATGCTTCGGGCTATGCCCGGTATGCCTGGATTGCGGCGCCGCTGATGGCGACGGCGATCTTCATTTCCAGTATCGGCACACACCGGCGGATTGCGGGGCTGGTGCTGCCTCCGCCGCCGCCGCGGCAAAGCCTGTGGAAAACCATCGGGGACATGGCCGAAACCCTGTTTCACCGGGTCAATGCGCCGATCCTGATCGGCAGTATCTTCGGGTCTATGGCAGGCGGCCTGAATGCCGCGCTCCTGATCTATATGCAAACCTATTTCTGGCAGCTCTCGTCAGACCAGATCGCCATACTCACATCCAGCGGGCTGCTGGGCGTGGTCCTTGCGTTTGTGATCGTCCTGCCTCTGTCGAAATGGTTCGGGAAGAAATGGACGACGCTGGCGCTTTATTCCCTGATGCTTGTTGCGATCGTCATGCCGATCGGCCTGCGGCTGGTTGGCCTGTTTCCCCCGAACGGGCATCCGGCGCTGCTTGGCCTGCTGTTCGCCTTCTTCGCGGTCGTGTCGATGTCGGTGGTGGCGGCAGCGATCCTCACCGTGTCGATGGTGGCGGACGTGACCGAGCAGATCCTGCTCTCGACCGGGCGCCAGTCGGAAGGACTGATCTTTTCAGCCACGTCTTTCGTCAACAAGACCGTGTCCGGCATGGGCATCCTGTTTTCCGGTCTGGTGCTGACACTGGTGGGCTTTCCACAGGAGGCGAAACCGGGGCTGGTCGACATGGTGACAGTGGACCATCTCGCCATTGTCTTTGCGGTCGCGACGCTGGGATTTACGTCCATCGCGCTGATCTGCATGAGTTTCTATCCCGTATCCCGGGAAAGCCATTTAAATACAGTCGCGGCTCTTGCGCAGAAGCAGGCCTCCGGATCAAACGAGCGGGAGGGCGCGGTATGA
- a CDS encoding TonB-dependent receptor has product MKRVNLLVAASMIALGWSAPAMAQEEAGEAGQDRVRKLDEITVTAVKREQSLNEVPVSVTAYTADVRQELAIENLSDFARFTPSLSFSAGDDRVFVRGIGRQTNTNGSDPGIATYSDGIYDSSTSAVAKSDFFVERVEVLRGPQGTLYGRNSIGGAINVISKRPEHELARDIRFTVGNFGTTSVEASVSGPLSDRVRAKLAGSYENQDDGYFDNVAGGPSEAGANETTYLEFQLDADVTDALSVWFKADTNNSTMRNRTTNLGSAYDLFPFPTGYLTPGAAFGYLVPGFTQEGNATSNPGVNDIRKFSVNTPTESELDDAYGLATVATWSLPTIDIKYMGGYRTYKYDSFRDDDGTSITSYTFPLDAANPLAGEVLTSGPNCQWLIENLGPVCSAATIYPSRTFGYIEDRSFWSHEVTAQSTGNDDLWWIVGAYAYQEDFQQESHFGNADQPQILAPLLAAPNPDGDYVTALSDITTESYAVFGQVDYSLTDTVRLTGGLRYSMDEKHGSESLRVIGYGIVPGFTLGGSGAFAPALDLTASSVSYASAAGVDSAVTIDPATGLASRKLANAWNALTGTAGIQWQPDDQTNYFFRYSRGYKSGGFNAGGISQFPQTDEELLDAYELGLKKGFGSTLQLNATAYLYSYDGLQVPLDVVENGITLTRFFNIEDSEALGLELEAHWTPTDRIRVLMSYAYNDSEVKDACCFIDVADPLGLQPGAQPVGGIDINGNQPQSLKGEMLPRTVPNKFGLNTSYDIPLGERGDLTLSANYSWQDETYHGIFNRDYTQTPSTDQVDLVGVWTSQSDTFRVVGYVKNLFDEQGFDGATGALSVLPAGIAKTYYLTAPRTYGVQLQMHF; this is encoded by the coding sequence ATGAAAAGGGTCAACTTGCTGGTGGCCGCCAGCATGATCGCGCTTGGCTGGAGCGCGCCTGCGATGGCGCAGGAGGAGGCAGGCGAAGCGGGTCAGGACCGGGTCCGGAAGCTGGACGAGATCACGGTCACCGCCGTCAAGCGGGAGCAGAGCCTGAACGAGGTGCCGGTGTCGGTAACGGCGTACACGGCGGATGTCCGCCAGGAGCTCGCGATCGAGAACCTGTCCGATTTTGCGCGCTTCACGCCCAGCCTTTCTTTCTCTGCCGGGGACGACCGCGTCTTCGTTCGCGGGATCGGGCGCCAGACGAACACCAATGGTTCGGACCCCGGCATCGCGACCTATTCAGACGGCATCTACGACTCCTCCACCTCGGCGGTCGCGAAGAGCGATTTCTTTGTCGAGCGGGTGGAAGTGCTGCGTGGCCCGCAAGGCACGCTGTACGGCCGCAACTCGATTGGCGGCGCCATCAATGTCATCTCCAAACGTCCGGAACATGAGCTGGCGCGCGACATCCGCTTCACGGTCGGCAATTTCGGGACAACCTCTGTCGAGGCCAGCGTTTCAGGACCGCTCAGCGATCGTGTGCGCGCGAAGCTGGCCGGGTCCTATGAGAACCAGGACGATGGCTATTTCGACAATGTGGCCGGCGGGCCAAGCGAGGCCGGCGCCAATGAGACCACCTATCTTGAATTCCAGCTCGATGCCGATGTGACGGATGCGCTGTCTGTCTGGTTCAAGGCGGACACCAACAACAGCACGATGCGGAACCGGACCACCAATCTCGGCTCTGCCTACGACCTGTTCCCGTTCCCGACCGGCTATCTCACGCCGGGGGCGGCATTTGGCTATCTCGTTCCGGGCTTTACGCAGGAAGGCAACGCGACGTCGAACCCCGGCGTCAACGATATCCGCAAGTTCAGCGTCAACACGCCGACGGAGTCGGAACTCGATGATGCCTATGGTCTCGCCACAGTGGCGACGTGGAGCCTGCCGACGATCGACATCAAATATATGGGCGGCTACCGCACCTACAAATACGACTCGTTCCGTGACGATGACGGGACAAGCATCACGTCCTACACATTCCCGCTTGATGCGGCGAACCCGCTGGCCGGGGAAGTGCTGACCAGTGGGCCGAACTGCCAGTGGCTGATCGAGAATCTCGGCCCGGTGTGCAGCGCGGCGACGATCTACCCGTCGCGGACGTTCGGCTACATCGAGGACCGTTCCTTCTGGAGCCACGAGGTGACCGCCCAGTCGACGGGCAATGATGACCTGTGGTGGATCGTGGGTGCGTACGCCTATCAGGAAGACTTCCAGCAGGAATCCCACTTCGGCAATGCCGACCAGCCGCAGATCCTGGCGCCACTTCTGGCCGCACCAAACCCCGATGGCGACTATGTCACCGCGCTGTCCGACATCACCACGGAGTCTTATGCCGTGTTCGGACAGGTGGACTACAGCCTGACCGACACCGTTCGGCTGACCGGTGGCCTGCGTTACTCCATGGATGAGAAGCATGGCTCCGAATCCCTCCGCGTGATCGGCTATGGCATCGTGCCGGGATTCACCCTCGGCGGCTCCGGTGCCTTCGCGCCTGCGCTGGACCTGACGGCGTCTTCGGTTTCCTACGCATCTGCCGCTGGTGTCGACAGCGCCGTCACCATCGACCCCGCGACGGGCCTTGCCAGCCGGAAGCTTGCCAATGCGTGGAATGCCCTGACCGGTACGGCGGGCATCCAGTGGCAGCCGGACGATCAGACCAACTACTTCTTCCGCTACAGCCGGGGCTACAAGTCGGGCGGCTTCAATGCCGGCGGCATCAGCCAGTTCCCGCAGACGGATGAGGAGCTTCTGGACGCCTACGAACTGGGCCTCAAGAAAGGGTTCGGCAGCACGCTGCAGCTGAACGCGACGGCTTATCTCTATTCCTATGACGGCCTGCAGGTGCCGCTGGATGTGGTGGAAAATGGCATCACGCTGACACGGTTCTTCAACATCGAGGATTCCGAAGCCCTCGGGCTGGAGCTGGAGGCTCACTGGACTCCGACGGATCGTATCCGCGTGCTGATGAGCTATGCCTACAACGACTCCGAAGTGAAGGATGCCTGTTGCTTCATCGATGTGGCGGACCCGCTCGGCCTGCAGCCCGGCGCTCAGCCGGTGGGCGGCATCGACATCAATGGCAACCAGCCGCAAAGCCTGAAGGGCGAGATGCTGCCGCGGACCGTTCCCAACAAGTTCGGCCTGAACACCAGCTATGATATCCCGCTCGGCGAGCGGGGGGACCTGACCCTGTCGGCCAATTATTCGTGGCAGGACGAAACCTATCACGGCATCTTCAATCGCGACTACACGCAGACGCCTTCGACCGATCAGGTCGACCTGGTCGGCGTCTGGACCAGCCAGTCGGATACGTTCCGCGTGGTCGGCTATGTGAAGAACCTGTTCGACGAGCAGGGCTTTGACGGGGCGACCGGTGCGCTCAGCGTGCTGCCGGCCGGTATCGCGAAAACCTACTACCTCACCGCGCCGCGAACCTATGGCGTGCAGCTCCAGATGCACTTCTAG